In Rutidosis leptorrhynchoides isolate AG116_Rl617_1_P2 chromosome 2, CSIRO_AGI_Rlap_v1, whole genome shotgun sequence, one genomic interval encodes:
- the LOC139890478 gene encoding uncharacterized protein, translating into MNEMGDYLKPAPIPSEEIYQPNQSTSLLSFDTTSTTTTNTTTKPSTTTLLLIITLLTASAAVAFALLFFTAVATATNHHTSSTTALQISRPLTKLTRPTVILISSDGFRFGYQFKTQTPNIHKLINNGTEAQTGLIPVYPTLTFPNHYSIATGLYPAYHGIVNNKFIDPITHETFTMSSHEPKWWLGEPIWETISNHGLKAATYFWPGSEVKKGSWECPDKYCAPYNGSVPFEERVDTVLNYFDLNKNDIPVFMTLYFEDPDHQGHAVGPDDVEVTEAVGWIDGLIGRLINGLEKRGVFEDVTIILVGDHGMVGTCDQKLIFLDDLASWITIPEEWVQYYTPVLSIRPPLDQSASDIVKKMNQGLSSGKVKNGDKLKVYLKEDLPKRLHYWESDRIPPIIGLVEEGFTVEQKDLKSKECGGAHGYDNAFFSMRTIFIAHGPQFGRGIKVPSFENVQIYNLITSILNITGAANNGSLSFANTLLLPHH; encoded by the coding sequence CCACCCTCCTCCTTATCATCACCCTCCTCACCGCCTCCGCCGCCGTCGCATTCGCCTTATTATTCTTCACCGCTGTTGCCACCGCCACCAACCACCACACCTCTTCCACCACCGCACTACAAATTTCTCGGCCACTCACTAAACTCACTCGCCCAACTGTAATTTTAATCTCATCAGATGGGTTTCGATTCGGGTATCAATTCAAAACCCAAACCCCAAATATACATAAATTAATCAATAATGGAACTGAAGCTCAGACGGGTTTAATTCCTGTTTACCCCACGTTGACTTTTCCAAATCATTACTCAATTGCAACAGGTTTATACCCTGCTTATCATGGTATTGTTAATAACAAGTTTATTGATCCAATCACGCATGAAACATTTACAATGAGTAGCCATGAACCCAAATGGTGGTTAGGGGAACCCATCTGGGAAACCATATCGAATCATGGGTTAAAAGCTGCTACTTATTTCTGGCCTGGGTCTGAGGTCAAAAAGGGATCTTGGGAATGTCCTGACAAATATTGTGCACCATATAATGGATCTGTTCCATTTGAAGAACGGGTTGATACGGTTTTGAACTATTTTGATTTGAATAAAAATGACATTCCAGTATTTATGACATTGTATTTTGAAGATCCTGATCATCAAGGTCATGCAGTTGGTCCAGATGATGTTGAGGTTACCGAAGCTGTTGGTTGGATTGATGGGCTAATTGGGAGGTTGATTAACGGGTTGGAAAAACGTGGTGTGTTTGAAGACGTGACGATTATTTTGGTTGGTGATCATGGTATGGTTGGTACTTGTGATCAAAAGTTGATATTTTTAGATGATTTAGCTTCTTGGATTACGATTCCTGAAGAATGGGTACAATATTATACTCCGGTTTTATCTATTCGTCCGCCTTTAGATCAGTCTGCATCTGATATCGTGAAGAAAATGAATCAAGGGTTGAGTTCAGGTAAGGTGAAGAACGGTGATAAATTAAAAGTTTATCTTAAAGAGGACCTTCCAAAAAGGCTGCATTATTGGGAAAGTGATAGGATTCCTCCAATTATAGGGTTGGTTGAAGAAGGGTTTACCGTGGAACAAAAGGACCTGAAGAGTAAGGAATGTGGAGGTGCACACGGGTATGACAATGCGTTTTTTTCAATGCGAACCATATTTATCGCTCATGGTCCTCAATTCGGTAGAGGTATAAAGGTACCATCTTTTGAAAATGTTCAAATATACAACCTGATTACATCAATTCTCAATATAACTGGAGCTGCCAACAATGGGTCATTGTCTTTTGCAAACACTTTGCTTTTGCCTCATCATTGA